The nucleotide sequence TGTGCTGACCGACCCACAGCATTCGCCAGCGGCAATCGCCCAATTCGTCCTCGATCTGCGCTTGCCCGTCCGTTACGACCTCTGGGTGTGCAGTCACCTGGGGGGAGACTCGGAACAGATCGAACACTGCCAACTGGAAGGGGCGATCGAGCGCGAGTTTCCCGTTCCCAACATCGTCATTCTCCAGCAACCCCCCTCGCCTCCCCTGCAGCTCGATCGCTTGCCTTTAGTGGGAATTGCCGATCGCCACTTTCTCACCTTTCCCGATCGCCCCGGACTGATCGCCAAACAAGAGGTCCGCAGTCTATCGCTCTCGCTGCTCCAACTGCCCCAGCGGGGAGTGGTTTGGGATGTGGGGGCGGGAACGGGCTCGGTGTCGGTAGAAATTGCACGGCTGGGCGCAGGGCTGTCTGTGTTTGCAATTGAGCGGGATGCGGCCGGGATCGAGTTAATTCGAGCGAATGCACAGCGATTTGCACTCGGGACAGTGGCAGCGATCGCGGGCACTGCTCCCGAGGTTCTCCAGCAATTACCCTTGCCCGATCGCGTCTTCGTAGGGGGTGGAGGCAAGCGCATCGTCGAGATTCTGAGGGTTTGTGTCGAGCGCCTGCGGTCGGGGGGCATGATTGTCGCAAACTTTGCCACGCTGGAGAATTGTTTGGCGGCGCAAACCTATTTGCAGTCGATGGGGTGGAGGGTACAGTTACTGCAGGTCAATTTGGCTCGATCGGTGGCGATCGCCAGCGCCACCCGCTTTTCTCCTCTGAACCCAGTGACACTGTTGCAGGCGCAGCGGCGATCGGAGAGCCAGAATTGAGGGCGATCGCTGCAGTGTTTGGCGATTAGCTGGCAATCTCTTCTGCGCCGTTAAAGATGTCAAACAGTTCGCGGCAAACGAGCCTGAACCGATCGCAAAATCCTTTCAGAGGAGGATTGGGGCCGAGAAAGTCCCAGTTGGCGATGGTGGAGAAGCGCCAGCGCTGATTGTTGAAGAGGCCAAAACAAACGGCATCGATTCCGATCAGGCGATCGCCAGAAAACCTCAATTGCACCAATGTTTTCCCCGGTGGAAAATTAAAGCCTAAATCGATGGAATCGGGATCGGTTTGGGCGAGAGTTTCGCGATCGTTGGCCCAAGGATGCAAGTTGGCTTTGACGCCAGGAAATTCTTGCTTAAACAAATTCACGACTGTCGCGATCTTGGCGGTCGCTTCGAGCGATGTGGCTTTTTCGGATGCATTCATTGTGCTGACCCCTCCACAAGCAAGAATCATTTCGCGACTTGGAGATGATGTAATTGTAGTAATGACTATCCTCAATGCCTAGGCAAGTGGTGTAGTCAGCGATACATTCTGAAATATTTCTTGCCTGCTTGAGGATTTCCTCAACCAATCGCCGCTATCGAGCTGCTGCAGATCGCAGCGCTGCTTTGAGCGGTTCCACCAGTGGAGGCGCTGGGATTGTGGGATTATTCAAAATTTGGTCGGGGCTATAGGCTTGGCCGTAGAATTCTTCAATTCTGTTGTGACTGATGGACAGATCTCCTCCCTCAATCGCAACGCCGCCAAACAAACCTCCACTGCGGGAATAGGTATAGACGCGATCGTCGCGGAATCCATCCCCAATCGGATCCACCGGTTGCGTCCCCACCGGCCCCGCCACCCCCGACACACTGCCGCCAAACTCTACCCCATCAGTCAGGACCCGATCCACTAAAGTGCGGGTGGGAAACACCAAGATGACATCGCTCGACCGACCTCCCACCTGCAATCCAATGCTGCCGCCGCCGAGGGACAAAAACACCGGATTACTCCAAGATCCATTGGGGTTGCGGGAGAGCAATACCCCCTTGCCGTGGCGAGCGCCAATGATAAATCCCCCTTGGGCGACATTGGGAATAATGGCAATCCCCGCACTCTGGCGCAGCAGCGACGCCGGGATGCGGGTGTCGGGGTCTCGAATCATGGATTCAAAGTTGTCGGTGGCTTTGCGCACGGTATCTGCGGGGTCAGCGATCGCCGGTTGACTCGCCGCGATCGTCACTGCTGTCGCGATCGGTACGACAACCCAAGCAGGATTCCATTTCATTGACTTATCCTCCAACAACTGGCTAGTGTGGAAATCGCTCGAACGTCGCCCGAGAACAATGTTGCTCGCAGACAATAGCGATCGCCTCTATTCAATTGAAGCCATTGCTAGCCGCAACGTCGATATACTGCAATTCTGACCCTGACGACTCCCCAAAAAAAGCTCCCCATTACTGGGGAGCGGTTGACTAACCAGAAACCAACAGAGTCACTGCAAACTTGTTCTCTAGAGGGCACCCAACTGAGTCAAGCCCAGAATGGTAGCAGCGCCAAACACGTGACCGAGGCTGGTGGCCCCTAAAAGCTCGGGCAAAGACAGCTCGACTAAACCAAAGTTGAAACTCATGCCTTCGGCACCTTCGGGAACGGCATAGGCAGCGCGTTCTTCGTAACCCAGATTGTCCAGCCAGGAATTAATCAAGGGAACGACCGACTTCCAGAGAAAAATGGCAAAAACATTGCACAGAATCATCGTTATACCGATGCTGAACGACCAACCAGTGGGCGCGGGGGGCACAGCTGCAAACAGCATTCAATTCGCTCCTTTGAAGAGGCCAAGTTTTCTTATGTGACTTAAGATACGGCACGCTGATGCAAAGCTTCTACCTCTGTTGCAACTCTTAATTGTTTTGTGATTTTCGTAACGAAATACTAATCTGCCGCAGTCAGCTCCCGCTCGGGGTAGCGCTGGGCCACAAATCGCTGCAGTACGGTTTCTAAGGCAATGGAGCGAGCAGCCTTAAATAAGATGCGATCGCCCCCCTCCACGCGAGCCGCCAGCCACTGGGCGAGTTCGTCGCGATCGCCAAATTGATATACGCGATCGCCGGGTAGCGCCTGCACCAGCGACTCCATTTCCGCCTCTGGATCGAACAAACAAATCCCTGCAAGCTCTAACTGAGCAGCGATCGCGCCAACTGCGGCATAGAGTTCGGGGGCGGCATCCCCCAATTCTCGCATCGGCCCCAGCACTGCCCAATGACGGCGATCGCCGCTTTGACACAATACTTGCAGAGCCGCCACCATCGCCTCTGGAGCGGCGTTGTAGGTTTCATCTAAAATCTCGACCCCATCGGGCAGCATCAGGACTCGATTGCGTCCGCTCAGTTGGGCGGGCAGAGCAATGCCCTGTTGCAACGGGTCGAGATCGAGACCGAGGCCGTCGATCGCCACCAAAACTGCCGCATAGTTGAGGGCCTGATGTCTGCCTGCAAGGGGTACGGGAAAGCGGCGATCGCCCCATTGCAGCACGGACGGATGGGGCTGCCAAGTGAGGGGAAAAGGGTCGCGGTCGAGCCCAAAGCGAAGGGTTTTCCCCGACCAAACCCGTGCAGCGGTCGTTTGGAGCAGCTCGTCTTCGCCATTGAGCAAGGCAACGCCTGCCTGGGGATCGAGAGATTGCAGCAACTCGCATTTGGCTTTGGCGATCGCCTCTCGCGAGCCCAGACGACCGATGTGAGCGGTCCCCACGTTGGTTATCAGCCCGTGGGTGGGTAGGGCTGTTCCAGCCAAGCGGGCAATCTCTCCCGGACCGCGCATCGCCATTTCGACGACCGCAAAGTCGTGGCATTGGTCCAGTTGCAATAGCGTCAGTGGAACGCCCAGGTCGTTGTTGAAATTAGCTTCGGTTTTGAGGACGGTGCCGTAGGCGGACAGGGCGGCTGCCAAGAGTTCTTTCGTGCTGGTTTTGCCCGCAGAACCAGTAATGGCCAAGACAGGAATTGCAAACTGCGATCGCCACCAGCGGGCGAGGGTTTGATAGGCAACCAGGGTATCGGGCACGAGCAGGTAGGGACCGTCGAGCGGACGAGAGGCGATCGCCGCTACTGCCCCCTTCTGGAAGGCTTCGGCGCTATAGTCGTGCCCGTCAAAGCGTTCGCCCGCGATCGCCACAAACAGATTGCCCGAACGGAGTTGACGAGTATCGGTACTGACACCGCTAAATGTCTCTGCTGCGGGTTGACCCGAGATGGAGGTTGAGAGGAGTTGCGCCAACGACGCCAGCGAGCCGCTGCAAGTCATAGATTTCGGCGAGAAAAGCGATCGTTCTCACTATAGGGGCTGTGCGATCGCTAGGGGCAAATTCGACTAATCGTCGATCTCAGCCAGTTCGATCGCCTGACCGTCGCGATCGCGAACCAATAACGACATGGGTTTTTCGGAACGCACGGTGTGGGGAATTTTTTGTTTGGCAATGTATTGCTGCAGAGCTTTAATGCCATCGCGATCGAAGCTGACGTGGCGGCGACGGTTAGCATAGCTGCCCGTAGTGTCGGCAGAACCGGTAATGATATGCACCTGGGCGTTCTCTGTCAGTTGATACCACAGACCGGGATCGTCGGCCACTGCCCTACTGCCGAGCGGTCGGTTGTAGTTGTAGGCGCTAGCCATATCCCCTTGGTAATACATGGGGTCGAAACTGCCGACGGTCTGTTCGTAGCCGTAATAATAATGCAGCGGCAGCTCGGCTTCGGGCAGCTTGAGGTACTGTTCGTAGAACCGTTTCGCGTCATCCAAGTTCGGCACCATGATGGTGTAGACACGAGGGGCACCACTTAAAAAGGTCCACATGGCCCCGCCGTAGGCGGAGAGCAACATGAACATCAATCCCTTGGTAGAGAGTAAAACCGTCAGGGGGATTAAAGGCAGCAGAACGGCAAACATAGGGAAGGAAGTACCCATCCAATTGTGCGGTAGTTCTAGTATAGTGGGCTGCCGATGGGGAAACCCGCCACACTAGCAGCAGAGTCGAGCGGAGGAGCAGCCATGACTGCACCCTTGAGATATGCCATTGTCGGCACGGGCGCTCTGGGGGGATATTATGGCGCGCGCCTGCAACAGGCGGGTGCGGAAGTTCATTTTCTCTTACATCGAGATTACGATCGCGTTCGCCAGCACGGCTTGACGATCGAGTCTGTTGACGGAGACTTCGTGCTGCCGCAAGTGAATGCCTATTGCCGCGCCAGCGATATACCTGTTTGCGATGTGGCGCTGGTGTGTCTGAAAACGACCCAAAACCTCTTACTTCCCCATCTGTTACCCCGTTTGGAGGCTGATGGCTCGGTGCTGACACTGCAAAACGGCATGGGCATCGAAGCCGAGATTGCAGCTATGGTGGGCGATCGTGTCTCAGTTCTGGGGGGTACCGCTCACATTTGCTCGAATAAAATTGGTCCCGGCCACATCCGCCATCTCGATTACGGTCGCATTCACTTAGGAGCCTACGGCAACCACTACGAGCCTCAAGGCATCACCGAACGGATGCAGGCGATCGCGGCAGATTTCCGTCGGGCTGGGATTGAGACGATCCTTTCGGAGAATTTGCTGTCCGTCCGCTGGCACAAATTGGTGTGGAATATTCCGTTTAACGGTCTATCGGTGGTGTTGGATGCCAAGACCGATGCCATGATGGCGGACCCAGATACGCGATCGCTGGTGGAGCAACTCATGCACGAGGTGGTGGCAGCAGCAGCGGGACATGGCGTCGCGATTGCGGCAGACTTCGTGCAACTCATGTTGGATAGCACGATCGCCATGAAGCCGTATTTGACGAGCATGAAGTTGGACTTTGAAGGGAAACGCCCGCTGGAAATGGAAGCTATCTACGGCAATGCCGTCAAAGCTGCTCGGGAGGCGGGCGTTTCCATGCCAAAAACAGAGCTTTTATACCGCCAACTCAAGTTTCTCGACACCCGAAATCTCAATCGCCAGCCCAAAAATCTATATATTTCGAGATAAAATTTCAAACTATTTCGGTAATATTTGAACGTCTCTAGTTGATGGCTAATTCAATCTAAATGCTCTAAATGTTCGATGCAAAGCTTAAACGTAAGCGATCGCAAAAATTAGCGAGTTACCGTCGAACTCCGATAACTCGCTAACTCAATGCAAAATCAATTTTCAATTGGCTTAACCTCCTTCGCAGAACCCTGCTTGGCGGAACCGCAGCCAGTCTCCCCACGCAGTTGAATCATCCCAGATCCTGGTTAACTCAGCTCTTCGATCGAGCCTCGTTACTAGCCACTGCGGTGGGGGAAGCTACCTACGCTTCCACCTATATATTAGCGCATTTCTCCTCGCCGAGCGGCGGCAGATGATATCTGAAACCGGATGTCGAACGAATACTTACAAGCATTATCTTATTCTCGATCTTTCAGAAATCGATTTAAGATTAGCCAATCGAATTGTGCTCAATTTGCGGTTATAAGAGAAGGGAAAAAGTCAATCAATCGGCGAATGGCTTCGGCCACTAGCGGCGCGATCTCGACAATATCCAACTTGGACAGCACCTGCTGCGAGGTCAGCCGAAACGGCGGAATGGTGTCGGCGATCGCGATGCGATCGAGCGCGGGCGTAACCAGAATGCGATCGGCCTTCTCGGCAAACACGCCGTGAGAAGCAGCCGCAGAGCTTGTCGTTGGCGCTTTGGCGATCGTCGCCGTGCAAAGACTGAATGAGATAGACATCTTTGCCGCGAACGCTGACTAGCGATCGGGCCTTGTGTTCGCCATCCTCAAACTCTCGTTCTTCGTGGTGGCTTAACGGCAGTTTCAGCGCTTGGCTAACTTTTTCGCCGAACTCGCGGCTGACGTTGAGAGCAAATAGTGCAATCTCGGGCTGGTTCGCGGAATGCGCCTATCTTTAGTGGTGCAGTCCCCTTCGACAAATAGTATGTCTTATTCTGGGTAAGATCCCGAGTGTCGCTTCGCCCCCCTAATGGGCGATCGCAGTCAGTTCTTTCCCGATCGCTCCACATCCCTTGATATCGCCTTAGTTCCCGCCGATCGCCCCTAAATTCACGATGGCTAACTCTGCCCCCAATCCTCTGTCGCCTCGAGCAGCCCTCAAACACTATTTTGGCTACGACCAATTTCGACCGGGGCAGGCGGAGATTATCGATCGCGCGATCGCTGCACGAGACCTGCTGGTGCTCATGCCCACTGGCGGCGGTAAATCGCTGTGCTATCAGTTGCCCGCACTGCTCGCCCCTGGCGTCACCATTGTGGTGTCTCCCCTGATTGCCTTAATGCAGGATCAGGTGGCCCATATGGTCGATAGCGGTATTGCAGCCACCTATCTCAATAGTTCCCTATCGGCAGCGGAGGCGCGATCGCGAGAAGCGGCTTTACTCGCCGGACAGTACAAATTGCTCTACGTAGCGCCCGAACGGCTTCTACACGAAGGCTTCGAGCCCACCCTGAGCGAATTGGCTCATGAAGTCGGGATTGCGCGGCTGGCGGTGGATGAAGCCCATTGCGTCTCGGAATGGGGGCATGATTTTCGGCCCGAGTATCGGCAATTGCGTACGATTCGGCAGCGGTTTAAGTCAGTACCGGTGACGGCTTTGACGGCGACGGCAACGGCGCGGGTGCAGGAGGATATCATTCGCCAACTCGCCCTTGAAGAGCCCTACGTGCACGTGGCGAGCTTTCACCGGCAGAACTTGCACTATTCCGTGCGATCGAAGCCAAAACAGTTGCCGCTGGAGATCGTGCGCCTGATTCGGGAGGAGAATGGGGGATCGGCGATCGTGTATTGCCAGAGTCGGGCCTCGGTGGACAAACTGGCGGCAGCACTGCAACAGGCGGGGATTGCGGCATTGCCCTATCACGCGGGCATGAGTGGCGAGGCGCGGGCCGCCAATCAAACGGCGTTTGTGCGGGATGACGCGCAGGTGATGGTGGCGACAATCGCCTTTGGCATGGGCATCGACAAGCCAGATGTGCGACTGGTGATTCATGCAGATTTGCCGCGCAATTTGGAAAGTTATTACCAAGAGTCGGGGCGAGCTGGGCGAGATGGGTTGCCCGCCCAGTGCATCTTGTTTTTTTCCTATGGCGATCGCAGCAAAATCGAGTTTTTAATCAAGCAAAAATCCGACCCAGAAGAGCAACGGATCGCCCGACAGCAATTGCGGCAAACAATTGATTATGCTGCGTCTTTGCTCTGTCGTCAGCGGGTATTGGTGGGATACTTTGGCGAGACGTTAGAACGAGATTGCGGTACCTGCGATAACTGTTTAAATCCAGTGCCTCTAGAGGATCGCACGATCGAGGCCCAGAAGTTTTTGTCATGCATCTACCGCTGCGAGCAACGGTTTGGCATGCGTTACATTATCGATGTCTTGCGGGGAAAATCCGACGATCGGATTGTGCGCAACCACCATGACGAGCTATCGACTTTCGGCATTGGCAAGGACTTAACGATTAAGCAGTGGCAAGCTCTGGGGCAGGCGCTGGTTCACCAGGATTTTACGATTGAAAGTACGGATGGGTACGGGATTTTGACGATTGGCGATCGCGGCATGGCAGTGTTGCGTCGCGAACTGGAAGTGAAAGTGCCGCAGCTCGCACCCGAGCCGGA is from Synechococcus sp. PCC 7336 and encodes:
- the cbiE gene encoding precorrin-6y C5,15-methyltransferase (decarboxylating) subunit CbiE, producing MPTNFRHQLSVVGMGLDGMEGLSDSARSLLHSSSVIAGPPVHLQQVRHCPGRKLELNPPLRSWIPLLQEELQQQDVVLLATGDPFFFGIGRLLAHHFPPSQLTFYPQLNCVQLACNRLHIPWQSVTVQSVHGRSLESLQAALKQSQSPIAVLTDPQHSPAAIAQFVLDLRLPVRYDLWVCSHLGGDSEQIEHCQLEGAIEREFPVPNIVILQQPPSPPLQLDRLPLVGIADRHFLTFPDRPGLIAKQEVRSLSLSLLQLPQRGVVWDVGAGTGSVSVEIARLGAGLSVFAIERDAAGIELIRANAQRFALGTVAAIAGTAPEVLQQLPLPDRVFVGGGGKRIVEILRVCVERLRSGGMIVANFATLENCLAAQTYLQSMGWRVQLLQVNLARSVAIASATRFSPLNPVTLLQAQRRSESQN
- a CDS encoding lipid-binding SYLF domain-containing protein, yielding MKWNPAWVVVPIATAVTIAASQPAIADPADTVRKATDNFESMIRDPDTRIPASLLRQSAGIAIIPNVAQGGFIIGARHGKGVLLSRNPNGSWSNPVFLSLGGGSIGLQVGGRSSDVILVFPTRTLVDRVLTDGVEFGGSVSGVAGPVGTQPVDPIGDGFRDDRVYTYSRSGGLFGGVAIEGGDLSISHNRIEEFYGQAYSPDQILNNPTIPAPPLVEPLKAALRSAAAR
- the murF gene encoding UDP-N-acetylmuramoyl-tripeptide--D-alanyl-D-alanine ligase, with translation MTCSGSLASLAQLLSTSISGQPAAETFSGVSTDTRQLRSGNLFVAIAGERFDGHDYSAEAFQKGAVAAIASRPLDGPYLLVPDTLVAYQTLARWWRSQFAIPVLAITGSAGKTSTKELLAAALSAYGTVLKTEANFNNDLGVPLTLLQLDQCHDFAVVEMAMRGPGEIARLAGTALPTHGLITNVGTAHIGRLGSREAIAKAKCELLQSLDPQAGVALLNGEDELLQTTAARVWSGKTLRFGLDRDPFPLTWQPHPSVLQWGDRRFPVPLAGRHQALNYAAVLVAIDGLGLDLDPLQQGIALPAQLSGRNRVLMLPDGVEILDETYNAAPEAMVAALQVLCQSGDRRHWAVLGPMRELGDAAPELYAAVGAIAAQLELAGICLFDPEAEMESLVQALPGDRVYQFGDRDELAQWLAARVEGGDRILFKAARSIALETVLQRFVAQRYPERELTAAD
- a CDS encoding putative 2-dehydropantoate 2-reductase — encoded protein: MTAPLRYAIVGTGALGGYYGARLQQAGAEVHFLLHRDYDRVRQHGLTIESVDGDFVLPQVNAYCRASDIPVCDVALVCLKTTQNLLLPHLLPRLEADGSVLTLQNGMGIEAEIAAMVGDRVSVLGGTAHICSNKIGPGHIRHLDYGRIHLGAYGNHYEPQGITERMQAIAADFRRAGIETILSENLLSVRWHKLVWNIPFNGLSVVLDAKTDAMMADPDTRSLVEQLMHEVVAAAAGHGVAIAADFVQLMLDSTIAMKPYLTSMKLDFEGKRPLEMEAIYGNAVKAAREAGVSMPKTELLYRQLKFLDTRNLNRQPKNLYISR
- the recQ gene encoding DNA helicase RecQ encodes the protein MANSAPNPLSPRAALKHYFGYDQFRPGQAEIIDRAIAARDLLVLMPTGGGKSLCYQLPALLAPGVTIVVSPLIALMQDQVAHMVDSGIAATYLNSSLSAAEARSREAALLAGQYKLLYVAPERLLHEGFEPTLSELAHEVGIARLAVDEAHCVSEWGHDFRPEYRQLRTIRQRFKSVPVTALTATATARVQEDIIRQLALEEPYVHVASFHRQNLHYSVRSKPKQLPLEIVRLIREENGGSAIVYCQSRASVDKLAAALQQAGIAALPYHAGMSGEARAANQTAFVRDDAQVMVATIAFGMGIDKPDVRLVIHADLPRNLESYYQESGRAGRDGLPAQCILFFSYGDRSKIEFLIKQKSDPEEQRIARQQLRQTIDYAASLLCRQRVLVGYFGETLERDCGTCDNCLNPVPLEDRTIEAQKFLSCIYRCEQRFGMRYIIDVLRGKSDDRIVRNHHDELSTFGIGKDLTIKQWQALGQALVHQDFTIESTDGYGILTIGDRGMAVLRRELEVKVPQLAPEPEKVAVQRQESETLSEADGELFQHLRKLRKKIADLQAVPPYIIFSDRTLKEMARKQPETLAEFGQLVGVGQKKLNQYGEIFLNALDDFLRRSRVRQPADPTPEAIAPESEFAEPFEGGDSREAAPHPKAQPIVMPEPPEPVAQFIHASETQMETLELHRQGLSVAEIAKARQLKERTIFNHLAQLLAVGERVDIDAIVSAERQRQIFRAIFDVGSYTSLTPIRELLGEEFSFEEIRLVRAVLFGQS